A genomic stretch from Oscillatoria salina IIICB1 includes:
- the aroF gene encoding 3-deoxy-7-phosphoheptulonate synthase, with translation MNNLKLVSKSLPEHNSLVQLSETVTFGGQEITIIGGPCTVESLEQMETVASKLQAAPVQAIRGGVYKPRTSPYSFQGLGEAGLEIFATIKQRYNLPVVTEVMAIAQIESIAASADMLQVGSRNMQNFDLLKALGETDKPILLKRGLAATIEEFVNAAEYILSHGNSQVVLCERGIRSFDNYTRNVLDLGAVAALKQITHLPVIVDPSHAAGKRELIAPLAKAAIACGADGLIIECHPEPEKSVSDARQALSLEAMIRLVHSLQPIAAAVGRTVALPTRELAVA, from the coding sequence ATGAATAATCTCAAACTTGTCAGCAAATCTCTTCCCGAACACAATAGCTTAGTTCAGTTGTCCGAAACAGTGACTTTCGGTGGTCAAGAAATCACGATTATTGGCGGACCTTGTACCGTGGAAAGTCTTGAGCAAATGGAGACGGTAGCGAGTAAACTACAAGCAGCGCCAGTACAAGCAATAAGGGGAGGAGTCTACAAACCACGTACCTCCCCTTATTCTTTTCAGGGTTTAGGAGAAGCGGGATTAGAAATTTTCGCTACTATTAAACAGCGTTATAATCTTCCTGTTGTCACCGAAGTAATGGCGATCGCGCAAATCGAAAGTATCGCCGCGAGTGCAGATATGCTACAAGTAGGTAGTCGCAATATGCAAAACTTCGACTTACTCAAAGCTTTAGGAGAAACTGATAAACCCATACTCCTTAAACGTGGTTTAGCCGCGACGATTGAAGAATTCGTGAACGCAGCCGAATATATTTTAAGTCACGGTAACTCGCAAGTGGTTTTGTGCGAACGCGGTATTCGCAGCTTCGACAACTATACTCGTAACGTACTCGATTTAGGTGCAGTCGCCGCACTCAAACAAATTACTCACTTACCTGTAATTGTCGATCCTTCCCACGCCGCAGGCAAGCGAGAATTAATTGCACCTTTAGCCAAAGCCGCGATCGCCTGTGGCGCAGATGGTTTAATTATAGAATGTCACCCAGAACCAGAAAAATCAGTTTCCGATGCACGTCAGGCACTTTCCCTCGAAGCGATGATCCGCTTAGTACATAGTTTACAACCAATTGCCGCCGCCGTCGGTCGCACAGTTGCCCTTCCCACAAGAGAACTAGCAGTAGCTTGA